Part of the Woronichinia naegeliana WA131 genome, TCAGCCTACTCTTACTTCCGCCTGCTTTTAGGCTAATCTTTTGTGAGTAGGCATTTTGGCTTAAGTTGACACCAATGAAAGCCCATGCACGTCGTTGGAAAACTGGGGGTTGAAATTGGAAACAACTCTCTGAAGTCACCATTTTTCGCGTCCTGTGGCATCTAGGTTCGTTTTGTGGACTTTTTCAGCAGACCCTAAGTAGGAGATAAGCTGTCATCACTCTAAGTGGATATAAGGTAGAATATATAGACTTACTTTTTTGTATGACTATGCTGACGTTAAACTTCTTAGACCAAAAGACCAAGAAAGAGCTACAAAAAGCCCTTAAAACGGAAGAGCACGCAGTTACAAGAGAGAGAATATTGATTATGTTACTGAGAAATGAAGGAAAAACGTATGATGAAATATCAGGATTATTAGGATGTTGCAAACGACAAGTGTGGTACTGGTGCAATAATGGAAATCCGAAAGAGATAGAAAGCTTAAGAGACAAAAGAAAAAAAGGAAATCACAGGAAAGTAACAGAAGAATACATAGAGAAATTGACGGAGATAATAATCAAAGAGCCTGAAGAGTTTGGATATGAATTTGGACGTTGGACAGTAGCAAGACTATCAACTCATATGGAAAAAGAAACGGGTATATTGTTAGGAAATACACAACTTAGAAATATGCTTAAAAAAAAGCGATTTGTCTACATCTGGGCAAAATATAGTCTAGAAGATAAAAAAGATGAGCAAAAAAGAGAGGAATTTAGAAAGAAAGTTGAAGAGTACAAGAAGCTTTTGAAAGAAAAGCCAGAATCAATCCAGATATGGTTTTGGGATGAAAGTGGCTTCAGCTTAAGAGTAATACGGAGAAAACATTGGACAAAAAAAGGAAAGCGTAAAAAAGTGAGGGGAGATAGAAGAAAAGGAAGAGTCAATGTAATGGGTGGTATTAGATATACTGACAAAAAACGGTGGGTTGATTTGATTCCCACTGGTAACTCTCAGAACTTCAAGAGTGTATTATTAAAATTTTACAAAGACATACAAAGAGAATGGATAGAACAAGGAAATAA contains:
- a CDS encoding IS630 family transposase, giving the protein MLTLNFLDQKTKKELQKALKTEEHAVTRERILIMLLRNEGKTYDEISGLLGCCKRQVWYWCNNGNPKEIESLRDKRKKGNHRKVTEEYIEKLTEIIIKEPEEFGYEFGRWTVARLSTHMEKETGILLGNTQLRNMLKKKRFVYIWAKYSLEDKKDEQKREEFRKKVEEYKKLLKEKPESIQIWFWDESGFSLRVIRRKHWTKKGKRKKVRGDRRKGRVNVMGGIRYTDKKRWVDLIPTGNSQNFKSVLLKFYKDIQREWIEQGNKKEDFEKNGLKIVIILDNASFHKKQEILDESTEEMPNIILEFLPPYSPDYNLMELVWHSAKEYIANKLFKSIEELESLIHKLLNEGGLTICWGRKIKNKGSSIIAS